The Takifugu rubripes chromosome 3, fTakRub1.2, whole genome shotgun sequence genome contains a region encoding:
- the bgnb gene encoding biglycan b has protein sequence MWPHYPLLLWLCAVRLLSPSSALPFEQRGFWDFAMDSLDKGEMTTMIRDEEEGSTPTEPTSDFATCPFGCQCHLRVVQCSDLGLTEVPQNIPLDTKFLDLQNNRIQEIKENDFKGLTNLYALSLRNNLIQKVHPKAFLPLKHMQKLYFSKNLLPTVPKNLPPSLVELRIHENRIKKVAAGAFSGLGSMNCIEMGANPIHNSGFEPGAFKGLKLNYLRISDAKLTGVPKDLPDSLQELHLDHNEIQAVELEDLGRYKNLIRLGLGFNHIRNIENGSLDYLPRLRELHLDNNRLTRVPTGLPDLKYLQVVYLHSNNIDQVGVNDFCPRGFGMKRVFYNGISLFSNPVNYWEVQPATFRCVTDRLAIQFGNYKK, from the exons ATGTGGCCACATTACCCCCTCCTGCTGTGGCTCTGTGCGGTCCGACTGCTCTCCCCGTCCTCGGCCCTGCCCTTCGAGCAGAGGGGCTTCTGGGACTTCGCCATGGACAGCCTGGACAAGGGGGAGATGACGACAATGATAAGGGACGAGGAAGAAGGCTCCACCCCGACAGAGCCCACCTCCGATTTCGCCACCTGCCCCTTCGGCTGCCAATGTCACCTCAGGGTCGTCCAGTGCTCCGACCTCG GTCTGACTGAGGTGCCACAGAATATTCCTCTGGACACGAAGTTTTTGGATCTGCAGAACAACCGAATTCAAGAGATCAAAGAGAACGACTTCAAGGGCCTGACTAACTTATAT GCTCTCTCCCTGAGGAATAACCTTATCCAAAAAGTGCACCCCAAAGCATTTTTGCCCCTCAAGCACATGCAGAAACTTTATTTCTCCAAGAATCTGCTGCCTACTGTCCCCAAGAATCTGCCACCTTCCCTGGTTGAGTTAAGGATCCATGAAAACCGCATCAAGAAGGTGGCGGCCGGAGCCTTCTCGGGGCTGGGCAGCATGAACTGCATAG AAATGGGAGCAAACCCCATCCACAACAGTGGTTTTGAGCCTGGAGCCTTCAAGGGACTAAAGCTGAATTATCTGCGCATATCAGACGCTAAGCTGACCGGGGTGCCAAAAG ATCTTCCAGACAGTCTTCAAGAGCTTCACCTTGATCACAACGAGATCCAGGCTGTGGAACTGGAGGATTTGGGCCGCTACAAAAACCTCATTAG GTTGGGACTCGGCTTTAATCACATTCGTAACATTGAGAACGGCAGCCTGGATTACCTCCCCAGACTGAGAGAGCTCCATTTGGACAACAACCGGCTCACACGTGTCCCCACAGGCCTCCCAGATCTGAAATACCTACAG GTGGTGTACCTCCACTCCAACAACATCGACCAGGTGGGGGTGAATGACTTCTGCCCTCGCGGATTCGGGATGAAGAGGGTGTTCTACAATGGCATCAGCCTGTTCTCTAACCCCGTCAACTACTGGGAGGTGCAACCCGCCACTTTCCGCTGTGTCACAGACCGGCTGGCCATACAGTTTGGCAACTACAAAAAGTAG
- the tktb gene encoding transketolase-like protein 2: protein MAKYHKPDEKTLQGLRDIANKLRIHSIKATCASNSGHPTSCCSAAEIMSVLFFHTMRYKTEQPRNQCNDRFVLSKGHAAPVLYAAWAEAGFVKESDLLNLRKFDCDLEGHPTPKLDFVDVATGSLGQGLGAACGMAYTGKNFDKSSYRVYCLLGDGECSEGSVWEAMAFASHYKLDNIVAIMDVNRLGQSEAAPLKHDMETYRKRCEAFGWNTYVVDGHSVEELCKAFWQAQQVQGKPTCIVAKTFKGKGLKNIEDLDNWHGKPIPKDRVDELLKDLAAEIQVPNKTLCPELPKEDTAPADLSPISLPSPPAYKKGDKMATRRAYGVALAKLGQASQRVVALDGDTKNSTFSETFKKAFPDRYIECFIAEQNMVGVAIGCATRDRTVAFASTFAAFFSRAYDQIRMGAISQSNVNLVGSHCGVSIGEDGPSQMALEDLAMFRAIPTCTVFYPSDAVSTERAIELSANTKGICFIRTSRPDTAVIYSPDEKFEVGVAKVVRQSDTDRVTVVGAGVTLHEALAAADILASEGTNIRVVDPFTIKPLDAATIVASARATGGLIITVEDHYREGGLGEAVLSAVGKEPGIVVTRLAVDGVPRSGKPQELLDFFGISAKHIANAVRQTFAN, encoded by the exons CAGTGCGGCGGAGATTATGTCCGTGCTCTTCTTCCACACCATGCGCTACAAGACGGAACAACCTCGCAACCAGTGTAACGACCGCTTTGTGCTCTCAAAG GGCCACGCTGCACCTGTCCTGTACGCAGCCTGGGCGGAGGCAGGTTTTGTGAAGGAGTCTGATCTTCTCAACTTGCGCAAGTTTGACTGCGACCTGGAGGGCCACCCCACACCC AAACTGGATTTTGTCGATGTTGCCACCGGTTCCCTGGGCCAGGGCCTTGGAGCCGCCTGTGGGATGGCTTATACCGGCAAAAACTTTGACAAATCCAG TTACCGTGTGTACTGCCTGCTGGGTGACGGAGAGTGCTCGGAGGGCTCCGTGTGGGAGGCCATGGCCTTCGCTTCCCACTACAAGCTGGACAACATTGTGGCTATCATGGACGTCAATCGTCTGGGCCAGAGTGAGGCTGCACCCCTGAAGCATGACATGGAGACCTACCGCAAGCGCTGCGAAGCATTCGG GTGGAACACTTATGTTGTAGATGGCCacagtgtggaggagctgtgcaAAGCTTTCTGGCaagcccagcaggtccagggCAAACCCACATGCATTGTTGCAAAGACATTCAAGGGCAAAGGACTCAAAA ATATTGAAGATCTTGACAACTGGCACGGTAAACCCATCCCCAAGGACAGGGTGGATGAGCTTTTGAAAGACCTGGCAGCTGAGATCCAAGTGCCCAACAAAACCCTGTGCCCTGAACTGCCTAAAGAGGACACTGCACCAGCAGACCTTAGCCCCATCTCCCTGCCCTCGCCTCCTGCATACAAAAAGGGAGATAAG ATGGCAACCAGGCGAGCGTATGGCGTGGCCCTGGCTAAACTGGGCCAGGCAAGCCAGAGAGTGGTGGCCCTCGATGGAGACACAAAGAACTCCACCTTCTCGGAGACTTTCAAGAAAGCCTTCCCCGATCGTTACATCGAGTGCTTCATCGCTGAACAGAACATG GTAGGAGTTGCCATCGGCTGCGCCACCCGTGACCGTACCGTTGCTTTTGCCAGCACATTCGCTGCTTTCTTCTCCAGAGCCTATGACCAGATCCGTATGGGAGCCATCTCCCAGTCTAATGTCAACCTGGTGGGGTCCCACTGTGGGGTCTCCATTG GAGAAGATGGCCCCTCCCAGATGGCCTTGGAGGACTTGGCCATGTTCCGTGCCATCCCAACATGCACTGTGTTTTATCCCAGTGACGCCGTGTCCACAGAAAGGGCTATCGAGTTGTCTGCCAACACAAAG GGTATCTGTTTCATCCGCACCAGCAGACCAGACACTGCTGTCATCTACTCCCCAGACGAGAAGTTTGAAGTGGGCGTTGCCAAG GTGGTGCGTCAGTCTGACACTGACCGTGTGACTGTGGTTGGCGCTGGTGTTACTCTGCACGAggccctggctgctgctgatatATTGGCCAGTGAAG GGACAAACATTCGCGTGGTTGACCCCTTCACCATCAAGCCCCTGGATGCAGCTACCATTGTGGCCAGTGCCAGAGCCACAGGAGGACTGATCATCACTGTGGAAGACCACTACAGGGAGG GCGGACTTGGGGAAGCGGTGCTGTCAGcagtgggaaaggagcctggcATCGTCGTGACCCGGCTGGCTGTTGACGGCGTCCCTCGCAGTGGAAAGCCTCAGGAGCTGCTCGACTTCTTCGGCATCAGCGCCAAGCACATCGCCAATGCTGTGCGTCAGACCTTTGCAAACTAA
- the LOC115249047 gene encoding extracellular matrix protein 2 encodes MTHLPIIHNLEATNLNMAENNVTMVMAQDFSGLLNLDTLDLSKNSLNDESFGSNSLSSLTLLKKLDLDSNRLSGVPALSPSVEVLKMNDNKIGTLSPHCFTGLVNLLNLELVGNALHESTVSPLAFRPAEKLLSLHVDKNHFTSIPLGLPRSLQTLKMSGNMIDRVTEEALKGCSHLKLLDLSHNQLHDQSVPASTWSHLKSLEALDLSSNQFTSVPTNLPRRLRKLTLRHNDILHVPAFSFRHLRPGLQSLQLSHNHLSDGSAGRASFVGMYRSMSELLLDNNRLEEVPPFIRQFKSLKMLRLDNNHIRAVRRWGICHPRNSGSMLAAVHLENNRLQVDRIPADTFSCLIDAQGLVLYPQQGQSNS; translated from the exons ATGACTCACCTGCCAATCATTCACAATCTGGAGGCTACAAACCTCAACATGGCag AGAACAACGTCACCATGGTGATGGCACAGGACTTCTCTGGTCTGCTCAACCTGGACACGCTGGACCTGAGTAAAAACAGCCTGAACGATGAGTCATTTGGCAGCAACAGCCTGTCG AGTCTGACCCTTCTGAAGAAGCTGGATCTGGATAGCAACAGGCTCAGCGGCGTTCCAGCACTTTCTCCATCTGTGGAAGTCCTCAAGATGAACGATAACAAGATCGGCACTCTCAGCCCTCACTGTTTCACAG GACTGGTGAACCTGCTGAATCTGGAGCTGGTTGGGAACGCTCTCCATGAATCCACTGTGTCACCATTAGCATTTAGACCAGCAGAAAAGCTCCTGAGCCTCCATGTGGACAAAAATCACTTCACCTCCATCCCCCTGGGCCTTCCTCGCTCTCTTCAG ACACTGAAGATGAGCGGGAACATGATTGACAGGGTGACAGAGGAGGCGCTGAAGGGCTGCAGCCACCTGAAGCTGTTGGATCTGAGTCACAATCAGCTGCATGATCAGAGCGTCCCTGCCAGCACCTGGAGCCACCTCAA GTCTCTGGAAGCGTTGGACCTGTCCTCCAACCAGTTCACCTCTGTCCCCACAAATCTGCCCCGCCGCCTCCGTAAGCTGACCCTGCGACACAACGACATCCTTCACGTCCCGGCCTTCTCCTTCCGCCACCTGCGGCCGGGCCTGCAGTCCCTCCAGCTGTCCCACAACCACCTGAGCGACGGCAGCGCGGGCCGAGCCTCGTTTGTTGGAATGTACCGCTCAATGAGCGAGCTCCTGCTGGACAACAACCGTCTGGAGGAAGTCCCTCCATTCATCCGACAGTTTAAAAGCCTGAAAATGCTGAGGCTTGACAACAACCACATCAG GGCGGTGAGGCGGTGGGGCATCTGTCACCCCCGGAACTCCGGCTCCATGTTGGCCGCGGTCCACTTGGAAAATAACCGTCTTCAGGTGGACAGGATTCCTGCAGACACCTTCTCCTGCCTCATTGATGCTCAGGGACTGGTGCTCTACCCACAGCAGGGCCAGTCAAACAGTTAA